The Gordonibacter urolithinfaciens genome contains a region encoding:
- a CDS encoding DegT/DnrJ/EryC1/StrS family aminotransferase — MTEQRRVSFSPPDITQAEIDEVVDTLTSGWITTGPKTKEFERELAAFTGADRVASFSSATAALECALRALGVGPGDEVITSAYTYTASCSVICHVGATPVLCDVAPDSYEMDYDTLASLVTERTRAVIPVDIAGRMVDYGRLFTALESGGSRWTPATDLQRAIGRVAVLADGAHSLGAVQDGRPSGSVADFTAFSFHAVKNLTTAEGGALAWRAGAFDSDELYNQFMLMSLHGQTKDALSKTRAGAWEYDVAYPGWKCNMTDIQAALGLAQMRRYPTLLARRRELVGRYENGLADLGVDVLQHYGEDFASSGHLMLVRLPGKSAAFRSALIERLADAGVSANVHYKPLPMLTAYRDLGFDIDDFPNARAQFENEVTLPLHTLLSDDDVDYVVGAFHRAWDALEAEGVR, encoded by the coding sequence TTGACCGAGCAGAGACGCGTTTCGTTCTCCCCGCCTGACATCACGCAGGCCGAGATCGACGAGGTTGTGGACACGCTGACAAGCGGCTGGATAACCACCGGACCCAAGACGAAGGAGTTCGAGCGCGAGCTGGCGGCCTTCACGGGCGCCGATCGCGTGGCCTCGTTCTCCTCGGCCACGGCCGCCCTCGAGTGCGCGCTGCGCGCCCTGGGCGTAGGACCGGGCGACGAGGTCATCACGAGTGCCTACACCTACACGGCCTCGTGCTCGGTCATCTGCCACGTGGGTGCGACGCCGGTTTTGTGCGACGTGGCCCCGGACTCCTACGAGATGGACTACGACACGCTGGCGTCGCTCGTGACCGAGCGCACGCGAGCGGTCATCCCCGTGGACATTGCCGGCCGCATGGTCGACTACGGCCGGCTCTTCACCGCCCTCGAGAGCGGTGGCAGCCGCTGGACGCCCGCCACCGACCTGCAGCGGGCGATCGGGCGCGTGGCGGTGCTGGCCGACGGGGCGCACTCGCTCGGCGCCGTGCAGGACGGGCGCCCCTCGGGCTCCGTCGCCGACTTCACCGCGTTCTCGTTCCATGCCGTGAAGAACCTCACCACCGCCGAGGGCGGCGCGCTGGCATGGCGCGCGGGCGCCTTCGACTCCGACGAGCTTTACAACCAGTTCATGCTCATGTCGCTTCACGGCCAGACGAAGGACGCGCTGTCGAAGACGCGCGCCGGCGCCTGGGAGTACGACGTCGCCTATCCCGGCTGGAAATGCAACATGACCGACATCCAAGCGGCCTTGGGGCTGGCGCAGATGCGCCGCTACCCCACCCTGCTCGCGCGCCGGCGCGAGCTCGTGGGGCGCTACGAGAACGGTTTGGCCGACCTGGGCGTCGACGTGCTGCAGCATTACGGCGAGGACTTCGCCTCGAGCGGGCACCTGATGCTCGTGCGCCTGCCTGGCAAAAGCGCAGCGTTCCGGAGCGCGCTCATCGAGCGGCTTGCCGACGCCGGCGTATCGGCGAACGTACACTACAAGCCGCTGCCCATGCTCACCGCCTACCGCGACCTCGGCTTCGACATCGACGACTTCCCGAACGCCCGCGCGCAGTTCGAAAACGAGGTCACGCTGCCTCTTCACACGCTGCTCTCGGATGACGACGTGGACTACGTCGTGGGGGCCTTCCACCGCGCCTGGGACGCGCTTGAGGCGGAGGGTGTCCGCTGA
- a CDS encoding sugar transferase codes for MYAKFGKRVCDLVIGVVALPFVLLIIAVLAPFIHFEDKGPVFYNAPRVGLGGRDFKMYKLRSMRVNAPDLVMEDGSTYNGADDPRMTRVGAFMRKTSLDEMPQFLNVLKGDMSVVGPRPDLRRETELYEGDEGLKLTVKPGITGYAAVYGRNSLPWHDRLKMDVEYVRTMSFPLDVKIFFKTFSTVFKQEGVFVEDGE; via the coding sequence ATGTACGCGAAGTTCGGAAAGCGCGTGTGCGACCTGGTGATCGGCGTGGTGGCGCTGCCGTTCGTGCTGCTGATCATAGCGGTGCTGGCACCGTTCATCCACTTCGAGGACAAGGGCCCGGTCTTCTACAACGCCCCGCGCGTGGGGCTTGGCGGCCGCGACTTCAAGATGTACAAGCTGCGCTCCATGCGCGTGAACGCCCCCGACCTGGTCATGGAGGACGGCTCCACCTACAACGGCGCCGACGACCCCCGCATGACCCGCGTGGGCGCCTTCATGCGCAAGACGAGCCTGGATGAGATGCCCCAGTTCCTGAACGTGCTGAAGGGCGACATGAGCGTGGTGGGCCCCCGCCCCGACCTACGCCGCGAGACCGAGCTCTACGAGGGCGACGAAGGGCTGAAGCTCACCGTGAAGCCCGGCATCACCGGCTACGCCGCCGTCTACGGCCGCAACTCGCTCCCCTGGCACGACCGGCTGAAGATGGACGTGGAATACGTGCGCACCATGAGCTTCCCGCTCGACGTGAAGATTTTCTTCAAGACATTCTCCACGGTGTTCAAGCAGGAGGGCGTGTTCGTGGAGGATGGAGAATGA
- a CDS encoding multidrug ABC transporter has product MDSTVLLYSCVLLLGVFISSISQVMLKKAALKEYDSPIKEYLNPLVVFAYVLFIGTTFLSILAYRGIPLSMGPILEATSYVYVTVFGVTIFKEKMTRKKLVALGLILAGICVYSFGR; this is encoded by the coding sequence ATGGATAGCACGGTCCTGCTGTATTCTTGCGTTCTGCTTCTAGGTGTTTTCATCAGCTCGATATCGCAAGTTATGCTGAAAAAGGCTGCTTTAAAAGAATACGACAGCCCAATTAAAGAGTACCTGAACCCTTTGGTCGTATTCGCCTACGTGCTCTTCATAGGCACGACGTTCCTCTCGATACTGGCGTACCGAGGTATTCCTTTGTCTATGGGACCCATACTCGAGGCAACAAGCTACGTTTACGTTACCGTTTTCGGAGTCACCATATTCAAGGAGAAGATGACTAGAAAAAAGCTCGTGGCGCTCGGACTTATTCTTGCTGGCATTTGCGTGTATTCTTTCGGGCGATGA
- a CDS encoding EamA family transporter, giving the protein MKHSKLKTLLVLHVLLMVYSVSGIFSKLASQQNVFSWQFVACYAAILGLLGLYAIGWQQIIKRLPLTTAFANRAVAVVWGIIWGVVFFGETVTVSKIAGAALVICGVALFAKADGEDAGGKGELVDG; this is encoded by the coding sequence GTGAAACATTCGAAACTCAAGACGCTCCTCGTGCTGCACGTCCTGCTCATGGTGTACTCGGTGAGCGGCATCTTCAGCAAGCTCGCTTCGCAGCAAAATGTTTTCAGCTGGCAGTTCGTGGCATGCTATGCGGCCATCTTGGGTTTGCTCGGCTTGTATGCCATTGGGTGGCAACAAATCATCAAGAGGCTCCCTTTGACCACAGCGTTCGCCAATCGGGCGGTTGCGGTTGTCTGGGGCATCATCTGGGGCGTGGTGTTTTTTGGAGAGACCGTTACGGTTAGCAAGATAGCGGGAGCCGCCCTTGTCATTTGCGGAGTGGCCTTGTTCGCTAAAGCCGACGGCGAGGACGCTGGAGGGAAAGGCGAGCTTGTCGATGGATAG
- a CDS encoding ATP-grasp domain-containing protein, whose translation MGKQLAIIGASHFQNPLIEKAKEMGCETHVFAWRAGDVGERTADHFYPVSITERDAILEQCRQIGIDGICSIGSDLANITVGYVAEALGLTGNPTAVVARSTDKHLMRKTFASCGDPSPKSVLVEGDSRDGLSELAYPLIVKPVDRSGSRGITKLESAEGLEAALEAAFSEGFSKRAVVEEFVAGEEFSVEFVSWEGEHSFLALTKKFTTGAPHFIETGHLEPASIDEALLVRVVQVVKRALDHLGVRCGASHAEVMVDADGDVWLIEIGSRMGGDCIGSDLVRLSTGIDYTGAVVDIALGNKPDLEPKDPSGCALVRFVVGQEDIDVLHRLQVKAPELIEYVSPIEEPSCKVRDSSTRFGYYIMRAATIERLRPYLPRAM comes from the coding sequence ATGGGCAAGCAGCTTGCCATCATAGGAGCGTCCCATTTTCAGAATCCTTTGATCGAGAAGGCGAAGGAAATGGGCTGCGAGACTCACGTATTCGCATGGCGGGCAGGCGATGTCGGTGAACGTACGGCGGACCACTTCTATCCAGTGAGCATTACGGAAAGAGATGCCATTTTGGAACAGTGTCGACAGATTGGCATCGATGGCATTTGCAGTATTGGCTCAGATTTGGCGAATATCACGGTGGGTTATGTCGCTGAGGCTCTAGGTCTTACGGGCAACCCGACCGCTGTCGTCGCGCGATCGACCGACAAGCACCTCATGCGGAAAACGTTCGCTTCCTGCGGAGACCCTTCGCCGAAGAGCGTGTTGGTTGAGGGTGACTCGCGCGACGGACTGTCCGAGCTTGCGTATCCCCTTATTGTCAAGCCTGTTGATCGCTCGGGAAGCCGGGGCATTACCAAGCTTGAGTCTGCGGAAGGTCTCGAAGCCGCTTTAGAGGCGGCGTTTTCCGAGGGATTCTCGAAACGCGCTGTTGTCGAGGAGTTCGTTGCAGGGGAGGAGTTCAGTGTCGAGTTCGTGTCATGGGAGGGCGAGCATAGCTTCTTGGCGTTGACCAAGAAATTTACAACGGGCGCCCCCCATTTTATCGAGACTGGCCATTTGGAGCCCGCTTCCATCGACGAGGCGCTTCTCGTTCGTGTCGTTCAAGTTGTGAAGCGTGCGCTCGATCATCTCGGTGTGCGTTGTGGGGCCTCGCACGCCGAGGTCATGGTGGACGCCGATGGCGACGTGTGGCTCATCGAGATCGGTAGCCGCATGGGTGGCGACTGCATCGGAAGCGATCTTGTCCGCTTGTCGACGGGTATCGATTACACCGGCGCCGTCGTCGATATCGCTTTGGGCAACAAGCCCGACCTGGAGCCAAAAGATCCTTCCGGATGCGCCTTGGTTCGTTTCGTTGTCGGTCAGGAGGATATCGATGTGCTCCATCGTCTTCAGGTTAAAGCCCCTGAGCTGATCGAGTATGTCAGCCCAATCGAGGAGCCGTCATGTAAAGTGCGTGACAGTTCGACCCGGTTCGGCTACTACATCATGAGAGCTGCGACGATCGAGCGATTGCGGCCTTACCTGCCTCGCGCGATGTGA
- a CDS encoding NAD-dependent epimerase/dehydratase family protein encodes MIVVIGATGFIGMYTVDELIKAGKDVVATGRNERLGAKLEDMGARFVRLDMTKPEDFDLLPTEGVEGVLLPAGLLPANATADLEDEENAADYFEVNVIGTINVLEYCRKNGIKKIISTCSYSDVSGAWGKGYAITEDEPRDFKFTGDHSVYVISKNAANDVIEYYNQQHGLQGSVFRLPPVYGVGPHGTILVNGKPYKSGIATFIDNAEAGLDIELWGDPHITRDIVYVKDVARAFRLALESDAARGLYNMTSGTSLDLEDQAKAVIEVFGKGKGSRIVYRPDKPNNTPSFLYDMSKAKRDFGFEPRFTNYVEMMRDYKAELESGRWELLEESGKAKG; translated from the coding sequence ATGATCGTGGTAATCGGAGCAACGGGCTTCATCGGCATGTACACCGTCGACGAGTTGATTAAGGCAGGAAAAGATGTCGTTGCGACGGGACGGAACGAGCGACTGGGCGCGAAGCTGGAAGATATGGGAGCTCGGTTCGTTCGCTTGGATATGACCAAGCCTGAAGATTTCGACCTGCTTCCGACCGAAGGTGTCGAGGGAGTTCTGCTGCCGGCGGGATTGCTGCCAGCCAATGCGACGGCTGACTTGGAGGACGAGGAGAACGCTGCCGATTATTTTGAGGTCAATGTTATCGGCACGATCAATGTTCTTGAATACTGTCGTAAAAATGGCATCAAGAAGATCATATCGACGTGCAGTTATTCTGACGTATCCGGCGCTTGGGGCAAGGGCTATGCTATCACCGAAGACGAGCCACGTGATTTCAAGTTCACTGGCGACCATTCTGTGTACGTCATCAGCAAGAATGCTGCCAACGACGTGATCGAATACTACAACCAGCAGCACGGTCTGCAGGGGTCGGTGTTCCGTTTGCCGCCCGTGTACGGCGTCGGGCCCCATGGGACTATCCTTGTCAACGGTAAGCCGTACAAATCGGGCATCGCCACGTTCATCGACAATGCGGAGGCGGGGCTCGACATCGAGCTCTGGGGCGATCCCCACATAACGCGCGATATCGTTTACGTGAAAGACGTGGCCCGGGCTTTTCGGTTGGCACTCGAAAGCGATGCTGCCCGAGGGTTGTACAACATGACGAGTGGAACCAGTCTCGATCTTGAGGATCAAGCTAAAGCCGTGATAGAGGTGTTCGGCAAAGGCAAGGGGTCGCGAATAGTATACCGGCCCGACAAACCCAACAACACACCCTCGTTTCTCTACGACATGTCGAAGGCGAAGCGCGATTTCGGCTTCGAGCCCCGCTTCACGAACTATGTCGAGATGATGAGGGATTACAAAGCTGAATTGGAGAGCGGGCGCTGGGAGCTGCTCGAGGAATCCGGCAAAGCGAAGGGTTAG
- a CDS encoding glycosyltransferase family 2 protein yields MLISVVVPVYGCRAALPELCRRLAVTFVGMGARYEIILVDDRCPQNSWEEIEGLCAEDEHVVGVRLSRNFGQIRAITAGLDLCKGDWVVVMDCDLQDRPEAIPQLFEKAQEGYDVVFARRVERKDTGLTKLLSKAFYKAYEYFTDGAYDSSLCNFSVSRRIVIDNYLRMREHNRGYTMFIKWLGFRQAAIEIEGDERFEGKSSYNFSKKMRMAFELITAQSNKPLRFAVNVGFAIALLSFAYLLYNVIRYFIDGSAPVGWTSTIASIYLMGGLTLSAIGVVGIYIGNIFTEVKNRPLYVVAEILNGKERP; encoded by the coding sequence GTGCTCATTTCTGTTGTAGTGCCGGTATACGGATGTCGAGCCGCTTTGCCTGAGCTCTGCCGGCGTCTTGCCGTCACATTCGTAGGCATGGGCGCTCGTTACGAGATCATCTTGGTCGACGATCGTTGCCCGCAGAACTCATGGGAGGAGATCGAGGGGCTGTGCGCCGAAGATGAGCATGTGGTAGGCGTAAGGCTTTCTCGCAACTTCGGTCAAATCAGAGCTATCACGGCTGGACTCGATCTGTGCAAGGGCGACTGGGTCGTTGTGATGGACTGCGATTTGCAGGACAGACCGGAGGCGATACCTCAGCTTTTTGAAAAAGCTCAAGAAGGATACGATGTGGTCTTTGCGCGCCGCGTGGAACGTAAAGACACAGGACTGACGAAGTTGTTATCCAAGGCGTTCTACAAGGCGTACGAGTATTTCACCGACGGCGCATACGATAGCTCATTGTGCAATTTCAGCGTATCGCGCCGTATCGTCATCGACAACTATCTTCGTATGCGGGAGCACAACCGCGGATACACCATGTTCATCAAGTGGCTAGGTTTCAGGCAGGCCGCTATTGAGATTGAAGGGGATGAGCGCTTCGAAGGTAAGTCTTCCTATAATTTCTCAAAGAAAATGCGTATGGCTTTCGAGTTGATTACCGCTCAATCGAACAAGCCCCTTCGGTTTGCGGTTAACGTTGGCTTCGCCATAGCCCTGCTTTCATTCGCCTATCTGCTCTACAATGTAATCAGGTATTTTATAGATGGATCGGCTCCTGTCGGCTGGACGAGCACTATCGCCTCCATATACCTTATGGGCGGACTCACGCTCTCCGCTATTGGCGTAGTCGGCATTTACATAGGCAATATCTTCACCGAAGTGAAGAATCGGCCCCTGTACGTCGTAGCGGAAATATTGAATGGAAAGGAGCGACCATGA
- the rffA gene encoding dTDP-4-amino-4,6-dideoxygalactose transaminase: MINFNEPPFVGTEFVYLEQAIRNKKICGDGVFTKRCNAWLEDCTGAQKALLTTSGTAALEMAALLCDIEPGDEVILPSYTFSSTATAFVLAGARLVFVDIRPDTMNIDERMIEAAVSDKTKAIVVVHYAGVSCEMDAIMDLASEYNLRIVEDAAQGIMSLYKGRPLGSIGDFGCYSFHETKNYSMGEGGALLIADEKHNEPAEVLREKGTNRSRFFRGQVDKYTWVGYGSSYLPSDLNAAYLWAQLERADDINENRLAIWNRYYHAFVDLADQEIISLPVVPKECVHNAHMFYMKCRGLSERTALIAYLRDRDVQSTFHYIPLHSAPAGRKFGRFAGDDVYTTAESERIVRLPMYYGLAEEDQDRVIEAVRAFFASSLTSKRKE; this comes from the coding sequence GTGATCAACTTCAACGAGCCCCCGTTCGTGGGGACTGAGTTTGTCTATCTCGAGCAGGCGATCAGGAACAAGAAGATATGCGGTGACGGAGTTTTTACGAAGCGATGCAACGCGTGGCTGGAAGACTGCACCGGAGCCCAAAAGGCCCTTTTGACCACCAGCGGGACGGCTGCGCTTGAAATGGCTGCTCTATTGTGCGATATCGAGCCGGGAGACGAGGTTATTCTTCCCAGCTACACGTTCTCGTCTACGGCGACAGCGTTCGTTTTGGCTGGCGCACGCCTCGTATTCGTTGACATACGTCCCGACACGATGAATATTGATGAACGCATGATCGAGGCGGCTGTCTCCGACAAGACAAAGGCAATCGTCGTGGTGCATTACGCCGGCGTTTCTTGCGAAATGGATGCGATCATGGATTTGGCATCTGAGTATAACCTTCGGATTGTCGAAGATGCTGCGCAGGGTATCATGAGTTTATACAAAGGAAGACCTCTCGGCAGCATTGGTGATTTCGGATGTTACTCTTTCCACGAGACGAAAAACTACTCGATGGGCGAAGGCGGAGCTCTGCTGATTGCTGACGAGAAGCACAATGAGCCCGCAGAGGTGCTGCGCGAAAAAGGCACCAACCGTTCCCGTTTTTTCCGTGGGCAGGTAGACAAGTATACTTGGGTTGGCTACGGCAGCAGTTATCTGCCGAGCGATTTAAATGCGGCATACCTATGGGCTCAGCTGGAACGCGCCGATGATATCAATGAGAATAGGCTCGCAATATGGAATCGTTATTATCATGCGTTTGTCGACTTGGCCGACCAAGAAATAATTTCTCTACCCGTCGTACCTAAGGAATGTGTTCACAATGCCCATATGTTTTACATGAAATGTAGGGGATTGAGCGAACGTACTGCGCTTATCGCCTATCTGAGAGATAGGGATGTCCAGTCTACGTTCCACTACATCCCGCTGCATTCGGCACCGGCTGGGCGAAAGTTCGGACGTTTTGCGGGAGACGATGTCTATACGACGGCCGAGAGCGAACGAATTGTCAGATTGCCGATGTATTACGGGCTGGCGGAAGAAGATCAGGACCGGGTGATAGAGGCGGTTCGAGCATTCTTCGCTTCTTCTTTGACTAGCAAAAGAAAGGAATAG